One genomic window of Actinoalloteichus hoggarensis includes the following:
- a CDS encoding S8 family serine peptidase, producing the protein MITVPAVAADGRRATARTGRAWWISPRQSAPGGAPGAAVRAGVCGLAVPGGYEGRCGTSMAAPPVAQVAALPFSRHPDASPAAGVRSKLRAQARPLPAARSTTSTWTGRRTPDARCRLCRQPVVQRLLRRGSGRRVLGGTRLNRAGTPTPITRPGQPDQPWASTTTIA; encoded by the coding sequence GTGATCACCGTCCCGGCGGTGGCGGCCGACGGGAGGCGCGCTACGGCTCGTACGGGCCGGGCATGGTGGATCTCGCCGCGCCAGTCGGCGCCCGGTGGTGCTCCGGGCGCGGCGGTCCGGGCCGGTGTGTGCGGCCTGGCCGTCCCGGGCGGCTATGAGGGCCGGTGCGGCACCTCGATGGCGGCACCTCCCGTCGCCCAGGTAGCCGCGCTGCCGTTCTCGCGGCATCCCGACGCCTCCCCCGCCGCCGGAGTCCGCTCGAAGCTGCGCGCGCAGGCGAGACCACTCCCTGCCGCGAGGAGTACGACCTCGACCTGGACGGGACGCCGGACGCCGGACGCGCGGTGCCGACTGTGTCGGCAGCCGGTCGTACAACGGCTTCTACGGCGCGGGTCTGGTCGACGCGTTCTCGGCGGTACGCGACTGAACCGAGCGGGTACGCCGACTCCGATCACCCGCCCGGGCCAGCCCGACCAGCCCTGGGCCTCGACCACCACGATCGCGTGA
- a CDS encoding translation initiation factor IF-2 N-terminal domain-containing protein, with product MSMKNVPADERSGTAEAPAGGAELELPAKLRVHALAKLLEVRSKDVLTALETLGAEVRSAQSSVSRELALQVIEKLAPAQEATRTQRVDAAEEPAAEPAGEDVGPRAAAAPVFAPPQPVFLPPQPAAAPAARPAPAKQSPAPATQTQQPEPVVEPQTTSPAATEDVDEDEDAGGRRRRRRGRRGRGRGRGGQDAEGVDEHGEDEEITSAEAATDTAPETPAEEPETAESDTEDSDGEQAEGSRRRRRRRRRKGTGEDDTASRSDDPPNTVVHVRESKPAQAKADTVVEDEVRSVRGSTRLEAKRQRRRDGREAGRRRVPVLSEAEFLARRESVERRMIVRERGDRTQIAVLEDGVLVEHFVTSSGTGSIVGNVYLGRVQNVLPSMEAAFVDIGRGRNAVLYAGEVDWDAAGLEGKARKIEQALSTGDSVLVQVTKEPVGHKGARLTTQISLPGRFLVYVPGGGATGISRKLPDVERKRLKEILKRIVPDEAGVIIRTASEGTSEEALDRDVRRLRAQWEVIKERAAVPRAQAPQLLYEEPDLLIKVVRDLFTEDFSGLVVQGDGAWDTIESYVNHVAPDLVSRLRRHVGLKDVFTEHRVDEQLAKALDRKVWLPSGGYLVIDRTEAMTVVDVNTGKFTGSGGNLEETVTRNNLESVEEIVRQLRLRDIGGIIVIDFIDMVLESNRDLVLRRLTECLGRDRTRHQVAEVTSLGLVQMTRKRVGTGLLEAYSTTCEHCRGRGVIVSTEPVGAGGASTSGGNSHTSGNGTTSHQHQHGAAAGAQINGAGSTDKQNGSASASSRRSRPRGKGNVVVDTVAETPAQATEHAVETQTENSRENGDAPRQGRRQTKAEARAEAKAKAAREAEAARATESARPAEPANELPPAQEQQAAEPGRRNGHPVETPADLEPAAEPAASAAAAVTPAAAPARRQRRRAAARPAGPPKGNQAGEE from the coding sequence ATGTCGATGAAGAACGTGCCCGCTGACGAGCGCAGCGGGACTGCCGAGGCGCCGGCGGGCGGGGCGGAGCTGGAACTGCCCGCCAAGTTGCGAGTGCACGCCCTCGCCAAGCTGCTGGAGGTGCGGAGCAAAGACGTGCTGACCGCACTGGAGACGTTGGGGGCCGAGGTCCGCAGCGCCCAGTCCAGCGTGTCCCGTGAGCTGGCACTACAGGTGATCGAGAAGCTGGCTCCCGCGCAGGAGGCCACCCGGACGCAGCGCGTGGACGCCGCCGAGGAGCCGGCCGCCGAGCCGGCCGGAGAGGACGTCGGACCGAGGGCTGCGGCCGCCCCGGTGTTCGCGCCGCCGCAACCGGTCTTCCTGCCGCCGCAGCCCGCGGCCGCACCGGCGGCCCGGCCGGCGCCTGCGAAGCAGTCGCCGGCGCCGGCGACGCAGACGCAGCAGCCCGAGCCGGTGGTCGAGCCGCAGACGACGTCCCCTGCGGCGACGGAGGACGTCGACGAGGACGAGGACGCAGGCGGCAGGCGTCGCCGCCGGCGGGGACGCCGAGGCCGAGGCCGAGGCCGCGGCGGGCAGGACGCGGAAGGCGTCGACGAGCACGGCGAGGACGAGGAGATCACGTCCGCCGAGGCCGCGACCGACACGGCTCCAGAGACCCCCGCCGAGGAGCCGGAGACGGCCGAATCCGACACGGAGGACTCCGACGGCGAGCAGGCCGAGGGCAGCAGGCGTCGCCGTCGTCGCAGGCGGCGGAAGGGCACCGGTGAGGACGACACGGCGTCCCGTTCCGATGACCCGCCGAACACGGTGGTGCACGTCAGGGAGAGCAAGCCGGCTCAGGCCAAGGCCGACACCGTCGTCGAGGACGAGGTTCGTTCGGTCCGCGGCTCGACGCGGCTGGAGGCCAAGCGCCAGCGCAGGCGTGACGGCCGCGAGGCGGGTCGTCGGCGCGTGCCGGTGCTGTCGGAGGCCGAGTTCCTGGCACGTCGCGAGTCGGTGGAACGCCGGATGATCGTGCGTGAACGCGGCGACCGCACTCAGATCGCCGTGCTGGAGGACGGCGTCCTGGTCGAGCACTTCGTGACGTCCTCGGGAACCGGTTCCATCGTCGGAAACGTCTACCTCGGCCGAGTGCAGAACGTGCTGCCGAGCATGGAGGCCGCGTTCGTCGACATCGGCCGAGGGCGCAACGCCGTGCTGTACGCGGGCGAGGTGGACTGGGACGCCGCAGGCCTGGAGGGCAAGGCCCGCAAGATCGAGCAGGCGTTGTCCACCGGGGACAGCGTGCTGGTCCAGGTCACCAAGGAACCGGTCGGTCACAAGGGTGCCCGCCTGACCACCCAGATCAGTCTCCCCGGACGATTCCTGGTGTACGTGCCGGGCGGCGGAGCCACCGGCATCAGTCGAAAGCTTCCCGATGTCGAACGCAAGCGGCTGAAGGAGATCCTCAAGCGCATCGTCCCCGACGAGGCCGGGGTGATCATCCGTACCGCGTCGGAGGGCACCAGCGAGGAGGCCCTGGATCGGGACGTCCGCAGGTTGCGTGCCCAGTGGGAGGTCATCAAGGAGCGGGCCGCGGTGCCCCGCGCCCAGGCCCCACAGTTGCTGTACGAGGAGCCGGATCTGCTCATCAAGGTCGTCCGGGACCTCTTCACCGAGGACTTCTCGGGCCTGGTCGTCCAGGGTGACGGTGCGTGGGACACCATCGAGTCGTACGTGAATCACGTCGCGCCTGACCTGGTGAGCAGGCTGCGCAGGCACGTCGGACTGAAGGACGTGTTCACCGAGCATCGTGTGGACGAGCAGCTGGCCAAGGCATTGGATCGGAAGGTCTGGCTGCCCTCCGGCGGTTACCTCGTGATCGACCGCACCGAGGCGATGACGGTCGTCGACGTCAACACCGGCAAGTTCACCGGCTCCGGGGGAAACCTGGAGGAGACCGTCACCCGGAACAACCTGGAGTCGGTCGAGGAGATCGTCCGGCAACTGCGGCTGCGAGACATCGGCGGCATCATCGTCATCGACTTCATCGACATGGTCTTGGAATCCAATCGCGATCTCGTGTTGCGCAGGCTCACCGAGTGTCTCGGCCGGGACCGCACCCGACACCAGGTCGCCGAGGTGACCTCGCTGGGCCTCGTGCAGATGACACGCAAGCGTGTCGGCACCGGCCTGTTGGAGGCCTACAGCACCACCTGTGAGCACTGTCGGGGCCGCGGTGTGATCGTCTCGACCGAGCCGGTGGGTGCGGGCGGCGCATCGACATCGGGTGGGAACTCCCACACTTCGGGCAACGGCACGACGAGCCATCAGCATCAGCATGGCGCTGCCGCGGGAGCCCAGATCAACGGCGCGGGCAGCACGGACAAGCAGAACGGCAGCGCTTCCGCCTCTTCGCGCCGGTCGCGTCCCCGGGGCAAGGGCAACGTCGTCGTCGACACGGTGGCCGAGACGCCGGCCCAGGCGACGGAGCACGCCGTGGAGACGCAGACCGAGAACAGCCGGGAGAACGGCGACGCACCTCGGCAGGGACGTCGGCAGACCAAGGCCGAGGCCCGCGCCGAGGCCAAGGCCAAGGCGGCACGCGAGGCCGAGGCCGCTCGTGCGACTGAGTCGGCTCGCCCGGCCGAGCCCGCGAATGAGCTGCCGCCGGCGCAGGAGCAGCAGGCAGCCGAGCCGGGCCGCCGGAACGGGCATCCGGTGGAGACTCCGGCTGACTTGGAGCCTGCCGCCGAGCCCGCCGCTTCGGCAGCGGCCGCCGTGACGCCTGCGGCGGCCCCCGCCCGTCGGCAGCGTAGGCGTGCCGCGGCCCGCCCGGCAGGGCCGCCGAAGGGGAATCAGGCCGGCGAGGAGTGA
- a CDS encoding ABC transporter substrate-binding protein: protein MKREMPCGADGARRVGVSRRVVLGALALPFGALACTGPIAGCSAVTGSLRVAVTWSGRELASFRRVLDVFSDQHGVGTEIVPMGDDIAAALGERPVGAPDVIMLPRPGLLRSGVASGSLLPLEFDDDAAPEDWRAVMSVDGRRYGLPFKIAHKSCVWYRPQALADLGVAVPTTWAEWITLNATLTEEGRTPLALGAADGWVLTDFFENVLLGVDSAAYRALTKTGVGWVEDGVQEALRRVGTMWGAPYALAGGAVSALATQLDEAVLDVFARGEAVMTTGSDFVYSVIAEHGPTAHGQRWQWDLFPFPRAEPDGPAPLVIGGDVAVVTTRAPQAATDLVEWLAGAEAAAIWAGEGGFLSLRTDLPDNRYRHPRLARLAGEVRDPPDGLFFDLSDQLGARGSRLWGELQRFLREVEGADARRVARLAWELGERMDRPVRGGARTPAG, encoded by the coding sequence GTGAAGCGGGAGATGCCGTGCGGCGCCGATGGTGCCCGGCGAGTCGGCGTCTCCCGGCGCGTCGTGCTCGGCGCGCTGGCTCTGCCGTTCGGTGCTCTCGCCTGCACCGGTCCGATCGCCGGCTGCTCTGCGGTCACCGGGTCCCTGCGTGTCGCGGTGACCTGGAGCGGACGGGAACTGGCATCGTTCCGGCGAGTCCTCGACGTCTTCTCCGACCAGCACGGTGTCGGCACCGAGATCGTGCCGATGGGCGACGACATCGCCGCGGCCCTCGGCGAGCGGCCGGTGGGCGCCCCGGATGTGATCATGCTTCCCAGGCCCGGCCTGCTGCGTTCCGGTGTCGCCTCGGGCAGCCTGCTTCCCCTGGAGTTCGACGATGATGCGGCTCCGGAGGACTGGCGTGCGGTGATGTCGGTCGACGGTCGTCGGTACGGACTGCCCTTCAAGATCGCGCACAAGTCCTGCGTCTGGTATCGACCACAGGCACTGGCCGATCTCGGTGTCGCCGTCCCTACCACCTGGGCGGAGTGGATCACGCTCAACGCGACGCTGACCGAGGAAGGTCGCACACCGCTCGCCCTGGGCGCTGCCGACGGCTGGGTGCTCACCGACTTCTTCGAGAACGTCCTCCTCGGCGTCGACTCCGCTGCCTATCGGGCCCTGACGAAGACCGGTGTCGGCTGGGTCGAGGACGGCGTGCAAGAGGCGCTGCGCAGGGTCGGGACGATGTGGGGCGCCCCGTACGCGCTGGCGGGCGGAGCGGTGTCGGCGCTGGCCACCCAGCTCGACGAAGCGGTGCTCGACGTCTTCGCCAGAGGCGAGGCCGTGATGACGACCGGCTCCGACTTCGTCTACTCGGTGATCGCCGAGCACGGTCCCACCGCCCACGGGCAGCGCTGGCAGTGGGACCTCTTCCCCTTTCCCCGGGCGGAGCCCGACGGCCCCGCGCCACTGGTGATCGGCGGCGACGTCGCCGTGGTGACCACGCGGGCCCCACAGGCGGCGACGGATCTCGTCGAATGGCTGGCGGGGGCCGAGGCCGCCGCGATCTGGGCGGGGGAGGGCGGCTTCCTGTCGCTCCGGACCGACCTGCCGGACAACCGCTACCGGCATCCGCGGCTCGCGCGGCTGGCGGGTGAGGTTCGCGACCCGCCGGACGGACTCTTCTTCGATCTCTCCGATCAGCTCGGTGCGCGCGGGAGCAGGCTGTGGGGCGAGCTGCAGCGTTTCCTGCGCGAGGTCGAGGGCGCCGATGCGCGGCGTGTCGCCCGGCTCGCGTGGGAACTCGGCGAGCGGATGGACCGGCCGGTGCGCGGCGGCGCCCGAACGCCGGCGGGCTGA
- a CDS encoding TIGR03936 family radical SAM-associated protein: MQRLRLRFAKRDRLRFTSHRDVARSVERALRRAGVPMAYSKGFNPHPKVSWAGAAPTGAASEAEYVELALVERVDPSILGRELNAALPPGLDIVDVVEAGPGSLADRLTASIWRIEVPGVDPELLRDATRRMLAEPVVEVERMTKNGRRTIDARAAIVGAEVYSSAAASPPEVLVEPEKSLEPKKSAAAGVTAAEEATAALDAAAAPGVAADSASSDTTAPPVVSDDATCPVHPADSTLATRPMAASAPRRDEHLTALVDDDSPQAPASTNGVLAGPGRPPMVEQTRESCTQSDESVARRAGTADRRSVERPYGILVVVVRQVTPTVRPDDVLSALRVVAAVEPPVPAKATRMAQGRLDDDGRLVDPLTADRAVARPGVG, encoded by the coding sequence GTGCAGCGACTCCGCCTGAGGTTCGCCAAGCGTGACCGGCTCCGGTTCACCTCTCATCGAGACGTGGCGCGCTCCGTGGAGCGTGCGCTGCGCCGGGCGGGTGTGCCGATGGCGTATTCGAAGGGCTTCAATCCGCATCCGAAGGTCTCGTGGGCGGGCGCCGCGCCGACCGGCGCCGCCAGCGAGGCCGAGTACGTCGAACTCGCCTTGGTCGAACGGGTCGATCCCTCGATACTCGGGCGCGAGCTGAACGCGGCGTTGCCGCCGGGTCTGGACATCGTCGACGTGGTGGAAGCCGGCCCGGGATCGTTGGCGGACCGCCTGACCGCGAGCATCTGGCGGATCGAGGTGCCCGGCGTCGACCCGGAACTGCTTCGCGACGCCACTCGCCGAATGCTCGCCGAACCCGTGGTCGAGGTGGAGCGGATGACCAAGAACGGCCGCCGCACCATCGATGCGCGGGCCGCGATCGTGGGGGCGGAGGTCTACTCCTCGGCCGCCGCATCGCCGCCGGAGGTATTGGTGGAGCCGGAGAAGTCGCTGGAGCCGAAGAAGTCGGCGGCCGCTGGCGTGACGGCAGCCGAGGAGGCGACGGCAGCGCTGGATGCGGCAGCTGCGCCGGGAGTGGCGGCGGACAGTGCGTCGTCGGACACGACGGCGCCGCCGGTCGTCTCCGACGACGCCACGTGCCCGGTCCATCCTGCCGACTCGACGCTCGCAACGCGCCCCATGGCGGCCTCGGCGCCTCGGCGCGACGAACATCTCACCGCCTTGGTCGACGACGACTCTCCGCAGGCGCCCGCATCGACGAACGGTGTATTGGCAGGCCCAGGCCGTCCGCCCATGGTGGAGCAGACGAGAGAGTCCTGCACGCAGAGTGATGAATCCGTGGCTCGGCGCGCCGGAACGGCTGATCGCCGCAGTGTGGAAAGACCGTATGGGATACTCGTGGTGGTAGTGCGGCAGGTGACTCCGACCGTGCGACCGGACGACGTGCTGAGTGCGCTTCGCGTCGTCGCTGCTGTGGAGCCGCCGGTACCCGCGAAGGCGACCCGGATGGCGCAGGGGCGGCTCGACGATGATGGGCGTCTAGTCGATCCGCTGACCGCTGACCGAGCGGTTGCCCGACCTGGCGTCGGGTAA
- the idi gene encoding isopentenyl-diphosphate Delta-isomerase: MTVTPREQQRSREERLVELVDEQGRTVGRSSVHDAHSDGGILHRAFSVMLIDDRDRVLLQQRSSAKLRFPTRWTNTCCGHPWPGEPVATAARARLREELGVEVAELSDAGAFVYRAPDAEQGYVEHEYDHVLIGRFEGEPGAVDPSEVRALRWEPLTEVLAAVAEGGREDFTPWFPQVAGATRAFIARR, encoded by the coding sequence ATGACCGTCACGCCACGGGAACAGCAGCGCAGCCGTGAAGAGCGGCTGGTGGAACTGGTCGACGAGCAGGGGCGGACGGTGGGCCGTTCCTCGGTCCACGACGCCCACTCCGACGGCGGGATACTGCACCGCGCCTTCTCGGTGATGCTCATCGACGATCGAGATCGCGTGCTGCTGCAGCAGAGGTCCTCCGCCAAGCTGAGATTCCCGACTCGGTGGACCAACACCTGCTGCGGGCATCCGTGGCCCGGCGAGCCGGTGGCGACGGCGGCGCGGGCCCGGCTGCGCGAGGAACTGGGCGTGGAGGTCGCCGAGCTGAGCGACGCGGGCGCCTTCGTCTATCGGGCGCCCGACGCCGAACAGGGTTACGTCGAGCACGAGTACGACCATGTCCTGATCGGTCGGTTCGAGGGGGAGCCCGGCGCGGTCGACCCGAGTGAGGTCCGTGCCCTGCGCTGGGAGCCGCTGACGGAAGTGCTCGCGGCCGTGGCCGAGGGAGGACGCGAGGACTTCACCCCGTGGTTCCCGCAGGTCGCCGGGGCCACCCGCGCCTTCATCGCCCGGCGCTGA
- a CDS encoding TIGR03960 family B12-binding radical SAM protein: MSVESVFPRLEPLLPRVSKPVQYVGGELNATVKDWDATTVRWALMYPDAYEVGLPNQGVMILYEILNEQPDVLAERTYAVWPDLEALMREHDVPQFTVDGHRPVGAFDVLGVSFATELGYTNLLTALDLAGVPLHAVDRTEEHPIVLGGGHAAFNPEPIADFLDAAVLGDGEESVLEITDLIRRWKADGRPGGRTELLTRLAETGQVYVPRFYEVEYLADGAIDRVRPVGDRIPARVAKRTTMDLDAWPYPKQPLVPLAESVHERMSVEIFRGCTRGCRFCQAGMITRPVRERSAEGIGAMVQRGLEATGFEEVGLLSLSSADHSEIAEVTKGLADRYEGTNTGLSLPSTRVDAFNVDLANELARNGRRSGLTFAPEGGSERIRRVINKMVSEDDLIRTVTTAYANGWRQVKLYFMCGLPTETDEDILQIARMAKEVIRAGRAASGNKDIRCTVSIGGFVPKPHTPFQWAAQFDPDTIDARLRRLRAAVNEDRSLGRSIGMRYHDGKPSLIEGLLSRGDRRIGRVIERVWREGGRFDGWTEHFSYRRWLDACAAELPAYGVDIDWFTTRERTEHETLPWDHLDSGLEKEWLWADWRDALDEQEQEDCRWTPCFDCGVCPAMGTDIEIGPSGRTMLPISPVGQGSPVRNPSLSAGG; the protein is encoded by the coding sequence GTGAGCGTCGAGTCCGTCTTCCCCCGGTTGGAACCGCTGCTGCCCCGGGTCTCCAAGCCCGTCCAGTACGTCGGCGGTGAGCTGAACGCGACCGTCAAGGACTGGGACGCGACCACTGTCCGCTGGGCCCTGATGTACCCCGACGCCTACGAGGTCGGACTTCCCAACCAGGGCGTCATGATCCTCTACGAGATCCTCAACGAGCAGCCCGACGTGCTCGCGGAGCGGACGTATGCCGTGTGGCCCGATCTGGAGGCGTTGATGCGGGAGCACGACGTCCCGCAGTTCACCGTCGACGGACACCGGCCGGTCGGCGCCTTCGACGTCCTCGGGGTCAGCTTCGCCACCGAACTGGGGTACACGAACCTGCTGACCGCCCTGGACCTCGCAGGCGTCCCGCTGCACGCCGTCGACCGCACCGAGGAGCATCCGATCGTCCTGGGTGGCGGCCACGCGGCCTTCAACCCGGAGCCGATCGCCGACTTCCTGGACGCGGCCGTCCTCGGTGACGGCGAGGAGTCCGTGCTGGAGATCACCGACCTGATCCGCCGCTGGAAGGCCGACGGCAGACCCGGCGGCCGGACGGAGCTGCTGACGAGGCTGGCCGAGACCGGGCAGGTCTACGTACCGCGGTTCTACGAGGTCGAGTACCTCGCCGACGGCGCCATCGACCGGGTGCGTCCCGTCGGCGACCGCATCCCGGCCCGCGTCGCCAAGCGCACCACCATGGACCTCGACGCCTGGCCGTATCCCAAGCAGCCGTTGGTCCCGCTGGCCGAGAGCGTGCACGAGCGGATGAGCGTCGAGATCTTCCGGGGCTGTACCCGCGGCTGCCGCTTCTGCCAGGCGGGCATGATTACCCGACCGGTTCGGGAGCGCTCCGCCGAGGGCATCGGCGCGATGGTGCAACGGGGACTGGAGGCCACCGGATTCGAGGAGGTGGGTCTGCTGTCGCTGTCGAGCGCCGACCACTCCGAGATCGCCGAGGTGACCAAGGGACTGGCCGACCGGTACGAGGGCACCAACACGGGCTTGTCGCTGCCCTCGACCAGGGTGGACGCCTTCAACGTCGACCTCGCCAACGAGCTGGCCCGCAACGGCCGCCGGTCCGGGCTGACCTTCGCCCCGGAAGGCGGCAGCGAACGCATTCGTCGGGTGATCAACAAGATGGTGTCGGAGGACGACCTGATCCGCACGGTCACCACCGCCTACGCCAACGGCTGGCGCCAGGTGAAGCTGTACTTCATGTGCGGGCTGCCCACCGAGACCGACGAGGACATCCTCCAGATCGCACGGATGGCCAAGGAGGTCATCCGCGCGGGCCGGGCGGCCTCGGGCAACAAGGACATCCGGTGCACGGTGTCGATCGGCGGCTTCGTGCCCAAGCCGCACACGCCCTTCCAGTGGGCCGCGCAGTTCGACCCCGACACGATCGACGCGCGCCTTCGGCGGCTCCGCGCCGCCGTCAACGAGGACCGCAGCCTGGGCCGCAGCATCGGCATGCGGTACCACGACGGGAAGCCGTCGCTGATCGAGGGGCTGCTGTCCCGGGGCGATCGAAGGATCGGCCGGGTCATCGAACGGGTCTGGCGCGAGGGCGGTCGGTTCGACGGCTGGACCGAGCACTTCTCCTACCGCCGCTGGCTGGACGCCTGCGCCGCCGAACTGCCCGCCTACGGCGTCGACATCGACTGGTTCACCACCCGCGAGCGGACCGAGCACGAGACGTTGCCCTGGGATCACCTCGACTCCGGATTGGAGAAGGAGTGGTTGTGGGCGGACTGGCGGGACGCGCTCGACGAGCAGGAGCAGGAGGACTGCCGCTGGACGCCCTGCTTCGACTGTGGGGTGTGTCCGGCGATGGGCACCGACATCGAGATCGGACCGAGCGGCCGGACGATGCTGCCGATCAGCCCCGTCGGTCAGGGCAGCCCGGTGCGTAATCCCTCCTTGTCCGCAGGCGGCTGA